GACCGCGCCGAGCGCGGCGCCTTCGGGCGCACCCTCCGCGGGGCCTTCCGCCGCGCCCGCCACGGCTCCCTCGGCCGCGCCTTCGAGCGCGTCGTCGGGGGCACCAGCCGCGGCGCCCAGCCCCACCCCACAGAGCAAGACCGAAGCCCGCGTCATCGTATTCGGAAGCGTGCAGATGATCATGGGCTCGTTCTTCGGCATGCTGGGCAACGGCGACATCGTGATGAACTCCGTGGCCTGGCTCGCGGAGCGCACCGAGCAGATCGCCATCAACCGCCCCGAGGCAAAGAAGCAGCCCATCACCCTCGATGACGTCTCGCGTCAGCGCCTCTCGTGGTTCGCCATGCCCTTCGTGCCGTGCATCGTGGCGGCGCTCGGCGTGATGCTGCTGACCATGTCGCGGCGCTACTGAGGAGGGGCCATGAGCATCCGAAGCACCCTCGTCATGGTGGTTCTGGTGGCCCTTCTCGGGTCGCTGTACTGGTTCCGCGACAAGGTTCGAGCACCAGAAGACGACAAGGAGCGCCCCGCGCTCACGTCGACCCTGAAAGGCGCCGATGTCTCCTCGGTCGATCTCGTGGTCGGGGGCAAGTCGCTGTCGTTCGAGAAGAAGGACGGCGTCTGGCTCGTGAAGGCCCCCTACAAGGGGCTGGCCGCCACGAAGACGGTGCAGAACTTCGTGAATGCCCTGGCCGACATGCACGCCGACCGCATCGTCACCGACGACACGAGCGGAAAGGCGCTCGAGCAGTACGGCCTCGACAAGCCCCAGATGAAGGCCACCTTGCACGGCCCTGACGCCAAGACGCTGAACGTGGCCGTCGGCCTTCGGTCCCCCACCGAGACAGGCTGGTACATGCGGGTCGACGACGCAGGTCCGGTGCTGCTCGGCGGAAACGCCATCGCCGCCGACATCCTGCGCCAGGCCGACACCTGGCGAGAAGGCGCGCCCCTTCCTGTCGATGCCGCCCGCATCGACCGCATCTCGGCCAGCGGTGACGGCAAGGACGTGGAGCTCTCGAAAGCCAAGGACAAGGCCGAGTGGTCGATGACGAAGCCGGTGGCAAGCCGCGCCGAAGGGGCTTCCATCACCGCCTTCCTGAACAAGTTCCAGACCGTTGCGGTGAAGAAGTACTTCGACGACGTGCCACCCGATGACAAGCGCCTGAAGGCGCTCTACACCCTCAAGATCTGGAACGAGGGCGACCGCGATCCGGCCGAGCTCGTGGTGGGCGAGAAGACCGAGGGCGGCTGGTACGCCGCACGAACCGTGGCTGGGCAGCGCGACGTGTTCCTGCTCCCCGACAACCAGCTGGCCACCCTCGAGCTCGACGCCACCGAGATTGCAGACAAGCACCTCTATGCCGGCCTCGAGGTCGACAAGGCCGCCCACGTGAAGATCGTTGACGCCGTCGCGGGAGAGGCATCCGCTGACAAGAGCGGTGGCCTGTGGTCTTTCGCGAAGCCCGCGGCCGCCAAGGACGAGATGGGCAAGGTCACCGCGCTGCTCTACACGATGAAAGACCTCAAGTACGAGCACCGCGTGTCTGACGCCGGTGCGCTCGCCGCGGCAAAGGCCAGCCTCGAGAAGCCTGGCGACCGCTTCGAGATCACCGACGACAAGGGAACCGTTCTGGCCACCCTCACAGTGGGCGGAGAGACCCCCACGCATCGGCACTACGTGAAGACGACCGGCGACAACGTGTACACGGCAGACACCTCGTTCGTCAACGACTGGAAGACGAACATCGAGGCCATCCGCAAGGGGGCCGTGGCCTCGCCCTCCGCGACAGGGGGATCACCCTCCGCGACAGGGGGATCACCCTCCGCGACAGGGGGCTCACCCTCGGTGGCACCCTCTGCCGCGCCTGCCCGCTGAGTCCTCCCCCCCTCTCCCCCGTCCGAAGCCGACGAGGAGAGGGGGGGAGGATTCACCGCACCGCGAACGAAAAACGGCCTCAACCGGAGCCCTGCGCACGCGCTCGCAAAACAAGCCGAGCAGCGCAGCCCTCTTGCGCGGAGCGTCGTTTGCCGAAGAGCCTCTCCCCCACCCGCCATCTCATCGTCGAGCCCGAAGACGGCGTGGAGCCGGTCACGGGCGCCGTGGCCCGAGCCGAGCACTCGCTTCTGGTGAAGCAGTTCGCGCTCACCGAGACCTCCATCGTTCGCGCCATCGTCGACGCGCACCGGCGCGGGGTCGACGTGAAGGTCATGCTCAACCCGCAGCGCTCGACCGGGACACGCGCCAACGATGACACATTCAAGCTTCTCGAAGCAGCCGGCGTGCCCGTGCGATGGACCAACCCACACTTCCTGGTGAGCCACGAGAAATCCATCGTGGTCGACGACCGTCGGGCCTTCGTCTGCACCTTCAACCTGAGCGAGAAGTACTTCACCGAGACCCGGGACTACGCGGTGGCCACCACAGACCCCGCGCAGATCGCCGAGATACGGGACTGCTTCGAGGCCGACTGGGAGCGCAGGCCCTTCAAGCCAAACGCCTCGACGGGCCTTCTCTGGAGCCCCGACAACGCCCGTGAGCGCTATGCCGCCTTCATCGACGAGGCGCGCAGCTCGCTGCTGGTCGAGCATCCCAAGTTCGTCGACGTGAGCATCCTCGATCGTCTCACGGCCGCCGCCAGCCGAGGCGTGAACGTGAAGGTGCTCTGCGGGGGCCTGCACGGGGTGAGCGACACTGACGTGCTCGAGACAACTGCGTCGGCGCGCATCATGAGCCGGCTCGGCATCAAGATGCACGCCATCAAGCACCCGAAGATCCACTGCAAGATGCTCATCAGCGATCGCAAGCGCGTTCTCATCGGCTCGATGAACATCGACCGCCATGCCTTCGAGCTTCGGCGCGAGCTGGGCATCGTCTGCCACGACGAGGCCATCGTCGAGCGGGCGCTCGACATCTTTGACGCCGACTGGGAGGCCTCGAAGAAGTACGAGGCGCAAGACCCTCTCGAGGCGATTCGCGCGCTGGCGCCGCGTTCGGCCGAGGCCGAGCTCGCGCACGACGCCATCGACTGATGCCCACGGCTGGGGTCGCGACCGAACCGGAGTCCCCATCTGTCTCGGCAGAGGAGACCTTTCCGCCAAGCCGGCGCCAGCTCCTCACCGGATTTGGCAAGCTCTCGGTGGTGAGCGTGGGCGGCGGCACCGCGGCGTGGGCGCGCGAGCTGTTCGTGGTGCGTGACCGCTGGATGACCGACGACGCCTTTCTCGAGGCGCGGGCCCTGTCCCAGATCCTTCCTGGGCCGAACATGATCAACTTCTCGATCTACGTGGGCTCTCATTACCACGGGGCTCCCGGCGCAGCGCTCGCGTTCGTCGGGCTCACCGCCATCCCCATCGTGTTCGTCATGACCCTGGGCCTGCTCTACATGCACAGCGGCGTGGTTCCCTCTGCCGCCGCCGTGCTCTCCGGGCTTGCGGCGGCAGCGGTGGGCTCGTCGTTCGGCACGGCCTTCGCTTCCGGTCGGAAGCACTTCCGCGAACCGGTGTTCACGGCTCTCGTGGCGGGCGTGTTCATCTGCGTGGGCGTGCTGCGCTGGTCGATGCTGAAGGTCACGCTGGCGGTGGCGGCCATCTCGCTCTTCGTCTACCGCCCGAGCGCAGGTCACGCCCATCCGGCGCACGCAGCACGCGAGCCTCACACGCCTTCGGCCCCAGAGGCTCCGTGATGCACATCGCATTCGTCATCCTCGGAACGTTCTCGCTGCTCTCGGTGATGGCCCTGGGCGGCGGGACCGCCGTGCTCCCCGCCCTGCACCGCGACGTCATTGCCAACGGCTGGCTCACCGATCAGCAGTTCGTCGACCTGTACGCCATCTCGAGCATTGCGCCCGGCCCCACCATGCTGTTCGTCTGCATCATCGGCTACGAGGCGGGCCTCAAGGCTGGCCCCGCCGCCGCGTGGATCGGCATGCTCGCCGCGACCGTCGGCATGTTCGGCCCTTCGAGCCTGCTCACGTACTACGTGCGAAACGTCTGGGACCGCTTCGCGCAATCGCCATGGCATCGCGCGGTGGAGAAGGCCCTCGCGCCTCTCGGCGTGGGGCTGCTGCTGTCCGGCGCATTGGTTCTCGCGAGAACCGCCTGCCGGTCTCCGCTGACCATCGCCATCGCCGTGGTGACGACTGTGCTGGTGACGTACACCCGGGTCAACCTGCTCTGGATCATGGCCGTCGCCGGCGCCCTGGGCTACGGGTTCGGCGGCTGAGCGGCGGGAGGCGAAGCGCTCGACGCAGGCGCCACCGCGGGCGAAGCGGCAGCGGGTTCCGCCGACGACGAAGCCGCGGGCGAAGCGGCGCTTCCGGCTTGCGCCGACGACGAAGCCGCGGGCATGGGCGGTGGCATGGCCTGCGTCAGCTGCGCCTCCTTCCCCGTGACCTTGCGAATGATGATGGCGCCCAGCTTGAGGCTCACGTCGCAGGCGGTCTGCTCCATGTGCCTGCACTCTGCCACGCTGTAGTGACACGTTGAGGAGCCACAGTCGCAGTTCATGGCATTGGACTCTTCGAGCACCGCCGCCAGCTGGGCATTGGTCAGGCCATCGAGACGAAGCCCGGGGAGATCGGTGTAGAACTTGCGGGGAGGCGGATGCAGGCTGGTGTAGAGCCAGAATGCGATGAGCCCCAGCAGCACGCACGAGAGAATCGCAAGACGCGCCAGGTCCGGCGCATCGTCTTCAATCTCGTCGGTGCTCGACGCGTCAGCGTGCTCCGCTGGCGGAGACGCAAGGCCGGGTTCGTCGTCGGTGGGGGGCGCCACGGGCGTGCTCCTGAGCGTCGAGGTTGGGGATTCTGTGCAGGCTTCGAGCCTGCCCCTCCAGTTCCTCCCCACCCACGGGCTGCACCCCCGTTCCCCGCAGACCGTGGCACCCGCAGCAGACGAGAGGTCAGCCCTCCAGCAGGCGCTGGTAGATGGACATGAGCCCCGCGTTGCAGGCCTCGTCGCGAAACTCGGCCGCCAGGCGGCTGGCTCCCGCCTCCCCCAGGCGCTGTCGCAGGTCGCCATCGCGGATCAAGGTGAGAAGCGCGTCTGCCATGGCATCGACAGCGCGGGGCGGCACGAGCAGGCCCGTCTCTCCGTCGATGACCACGTCATTGACCCCGCCCACGCCTGACGCGACGACAGGCCGGGCATACGCCATGGCCTCGAGGAGGACGATGCCTAGCCCTTCCCACAGCGAAGGGAGGGCAAACACATCGAAGCCCTGCATCAGCGCGAGCATGTCCTCGCGATACCCGGTGAGCAGCACGCGGTCATGCAGGCCGAGGGCGTCGATCTCCGACTGCAGGCGGTCGCGCAGATGCCCTCCCCCCACGATGACGAACCGCGCCTGGGGAATCTCGGCCAGAACGCGCCGGGCCGCCTGAATCAGCCAGGTGTGCCCCTTGGCCTCCTCGAGGCGCCCCACCGCGCCAACCACCGGCGCGCCATCGTCGATGCCCAGCGCGCGCACCGCCGCGCGCGGGTCTGCGGCACGCGGGTAGCCCCGCAGATCGAGCCCTTCCCGCACCACGCTGAGCTTTGCGCGCGACACGAGGCGCTGTCGCATGATCTCACGCTCATTGGCGTAGGAGACCGTGATCACGTGGGTCGCGAGATGTGCCGCCAGGCGCTCGAGCCAGATGTAGAGGGCGCGGGTGAAGCGGCCTCCCGCGGCGTTGTGCGGCGGCTCGTGCATGGTGTGCACGATCACGGGAACGCGGGCGAGCCACGCGGCCAGACGGCCGATGAAGCCGGCCTTGGACGTGTGCGTGTGAACGATGTCGGGACGGGTGCGGCGAAACGCGCAATAGAGGCTCCAGAGGGCACGCGCGTCGCTGACGGGTTCGATGCGACGGGGGATGCGCACATCGCTGACCGTGGCGCCGCAGGCCTCGAGCCGGGGGGTGAAGGGCCCCACGGCGGTGTGCAGGGTCACCTCGTGACCCGCGGCCTTGAGCACGCCAAACCATGAGCGCAGGAAGCACCACGCCGTCATGTCGATGGTGGTGACATGCGCCGTTCGCCAGCGCCTCGCGCTCATGCGCTGGAACAGGGCGCGAAGGGGCTCGCCAGGAGCGGCCACGTGGCCTGGGCCACACGACCATCTTCGAGCCGGGTCACAAGAGCGCGGAACGGCTGAGCGAAATCGAGGCCCCGCACGACGTCCATGGCCGCCATCAAGAGCTCGAGCTCGGGTGCGTCGACCAGGCGAACCTCGGCGCCGAGCGATCTGGTGGGCAGCGGCACCTGGTCTGCCTTCCATCCGAACGTGGCGGCAACGGCGGCCACCGAAGCCATGCGCCGCGCGTCGTGAAAACGAACCGCGAGCACCGGCGCGGCTCCCGCGTTCCCTCGCAGCAGATAGCCCAGCGCAGATGCCTCATCGAGGAAGACCGTGAGGCCGGCGGGCGCTTCCCCGCTGAATGCAACGTGCAAGGGCGATGCTGTGAGCCCCTCGATGCGGAGGGCTTCGTCTGCGCGCACGCCGCTTCGCCAGGGGGGGCGTTCGAGAAGCGCGGCACATCGGGCGTAGAAGCGACCAAAGTCGCTCCCCTCGACGATCTGGGGCGTGACGAACGGCGATTCGAGCTCGCGGCGCAAGCGCTCGTACACGGCGTCGAGAACCCCCATCTCGCGCACGACGGTCTCGATGTCGTGCGCCTGGGCCACCTGTTCGACGCTGCCCTGGCCGACCTCGACATCGACCGACAGGAGCCGGGGAACCTCAGACGCCAGGCCGTCGAGAGGGGTGTGAATGGCCGTCTCAAGCAGCTCGCCCAGGGCGTTTGGGGATTCGCCACACGGCGTCACCGCGAACGCGCGAACGCGCCCCGAGGTTGCGTCGAGCCACAGCAGCAGGTCCATCGCCCCCTCGAACGCCGTCGACGCCCCAAGCGGACGCCGTGACCCGAACCAGGTCGACTCGACCCGCGTCGCCCTTCGGCGGCAGCGCCGCGGCGCCGCATCTCGCTGCCCGCCTCTGCCCGCGGCCTTGCGAGAGGGGGGGGTGCTGCGCGCGGGCGAGGAGAGCACGGCCCGCATCACCCGCGCCTCATCACGCGCGAAGTCCGGATGGCGGCGGTCGAGAGCAAGCCGACCATCGCGCCGCAAGCGCACGCACGAGTCGGCGGCACACGCGCGGCGAAGGGCCTTCTGACCGCCCGGAGGGGAGGCGCCCGCGCGTTCGAGCGCCGCAAAGACCTCTACCTCGCGCAAGGGGGTGCCGGACTCGAGCAGCACGGCCATGACGCGCAGGCGATACGGCAGACGCGTGAGATCGAGATGTCGAAGGCGGTTCTTCACCCCTCCCCCCTTTGCCGCCGCGCGGCACTCTCCTGCGGCCGCAGGTCGGGTCTGGAGGCAGACGTGCTCGTCGTCAGCGCGGAAGCGAGATGCTGGCGATGCAGCCACCGCCCTGGGCGCCATCGAGGTGAACGTCTCCGCCGAGCAGGCGTGCGTCACGACGCGCCAGCGAGAGCCCGAGGCCCGCCCCCTCGTGGGCGCGGCCCAGACCCGCATCGACCTGGAAGAAGGGCTCGAAGACGCGTTCGCGCAGCGCCGGCTCGATGCCGGGACCCTCATCGGCGATGTGCACGCACACCCTGCCCTGTGACATCTCGGCCGACACGGTCACGCGCCCGCCGTCCGGCGAGAACTTGATCGCGTTGGAGATGAGGTTGTACAGGATCTGCTTGACGCGCGGGCGATCGGTGAGCAGAACGGGGACATCGGAAGCAACCTCGACGGCGAGGTCGATGGTGCGCGAGAGCGCCTGAGGTCGCAGCACTTCGACCACCCCCGCCACCACCACACCGACATCGACCGCAGAGCGATGCAGCGATTCCGTGGCCGCCTGTCGATTGGCCAGATCGAGGATGTCGTTGATGAGCGAGAGCAGACTGGTTCCGCTCTGCAGAATCGCGCCTGCGTACTCGCGAACCTCGTCGGGCGCGAGCGTGCTCGCCGGGTCGGCCATGATCTCGGAGAACCCGAGAACGGCGTTGAGAGGCGTGCGCAGCTCGTGGCTCATCACCTTGAGGAAGTCGCTGCGCTGACGGGTCACTTCCTGCAGGCGCAGGTTGGCCTCGCGCAGCGCCTGGGTGCGCTCGGACACGCGGTTCTCGAGCAGGCGGGCCGAGTCGCGCACCTCGCGGAAGAGACGCGCGCGCTCCATGGCGATGGCCAGCTGGTTGGCGACCGTGCGGCTGAAGTCGAGCTCGGAAGGGTGGAAGACCCTGGGCTCGCTGATGGAGGCCAGCACCAGCGTGCCATGGGGCTGGCCGTCGATCACCAGCGGAACGACGAGGGCCGATCTCACGTCGTTCGAGCGCATCCAGCGACGCTCCCCCGCGCCCAGATCGCTCTGCCCCTCCATCACCACGACCATGCGACCGCTCTTCAGCGAACGCGCCGCAACCGGGAGAGCGCGCCACGAGATGCGCATCTCACGGGCGCTGCGACGCGCGCGTCGGCCCAGTCGGCGATCGACGAAACGGCTCACGATGCGCGCCATGCCATCGCCTTCATCGACGAGAACGAGCACGAGGGGAATGGTCATCATCTCGCTCAAGCGCTGCACGCACGCGTCGACGTCGCCCTCGATCTCCACCGACCTCGACATGCGCTCGCTCGTCTCGAGAAGCGCGGCCAGATGCCCCGTGCGACGCGAGAGACGCGTCGCCTGATCAGAGATGGTCTCGAACTGGAGACCGCTCTCGATGGCCACCCCCATCTGGCGGCCCAGGCGACCGAGCAGCAGCATCTCCTCGCTGCTGAACGACTCCCGAGGCAGGCTGGTCACCTTCAAGATGCCGAACAGCTCGGCCTTTGACTGCAGCGGCACGCCTACATGGCAACGCTCCTCGGACCCCTCGCCAGAGCGCCAGGCGCACTGCCGTCGCGAGCGCGCCACCTCACCCAGCTCGCCGACCCCCTCGGCGATGGCGCGCTCTTCCGAGACGAGCAGGCCGGGCGGGCTCTGCCGAGCGCTCAGCACGAACGCCTCGGCGCCCGGGTGACGCACGTAGATGCAGCCCGATTCGCCACGCACGAGTTCGAGCACCCGCGAGAGCGCGCGACCCAGCGCGTCGTGCAGTCTCACCGATTCGCTCATGCGATCGGAGATCTCACAGAGCCCGCCGAGGATGCGCCCCTGCTGCTCAGCGTAGGCCAGGCGCATCACGTTCTGGAGGGCAACCCCGAGCATCTCGCAGACCGCGGCGAGCTCGGCGCGCTCGATGCGTGCGCTGGGACGCGAGACCACGTGCAGCACGGCCAGGACGTCATCGGCACGATCTTCCGGCCGACGCCCCCGCAGAGGAGACGAGATGTGCAGGCGCCGCGCTCCCGTGCGACCATCGGGCGCCGATTCCTCGAGCACGGGAGACGCGCCCTCCACAGCCCGCGCGCAGAGCGCCATCACGTCGACGTCGTCGAGCGAGAAGTCGGCCGTGCGCGCGCCTCGGAAGGGAACCGGCAGCACCCGCATGGTGTGCGGCTCAACCAAGAGCAAGGTGGCTGCGTCGATGTCGCCGCCGCTGATGAGGATGTCGAGACAGGCCTCGGCGAGTGCATCGACGTCGCGCGCGCGCATGGCCGCCATGGCCATTTCAGCCAGACGGTCGCGCCCCCGATGTCGCCCCCCGCGCCGAGACGGCCTCAGCGTTTCCGTGCCGTCAATCGTGATGTTCATGTTCTCTGATCGAGGCCGCGCTTTCTTCAGACGGAGGCGAACCTCCTACCCGTGACACGGTGAAAGATCTCGCTGCCCCCCCGCGCCAGGAGATGGCGCGCGAGACGCAGTGCGAAGCGCAGCAGGCTTCCCCCGGAGAACGCGGAGAGCACCGCCAGGAGCGTGCGCACCGAGACGCGCGGCGAGGCTGCCATGTAGACCGGTTCCCAGGCCGACGGCTGAAGCTTGTCGCGAAAGCTGTAGATGCCATGAAAGCTGTAGAGACCGTTGAGCCAGCGAACAGAGGCGTTGAACGCCGCCCCCAGGATGGGATGCGCGCGAGGCGAAGCGCGCCCCTCCCCCAGGCCGGCCAGCGCGACCAGACCGAGCGAGACGTACGCAACGCCATCGGCGCCGAGCTCGCGCATGGCGAGATCGATGAGCGATTCTGCCACACCCGGGGCGACACCGCGCTCGATGAGCAGATCATCGAGCAGCCAGCCTCCGCGGCCGTAGATGGGCACCGCGGAGAGCAGCCCCACCAGCCGCCCCCCTCTGCGCGCCGCGAAGTAGCGACGCTCGTGCAGCGCGGTGAAGAGATCGACCGTCACCATGAAGCGCATGGCCGGCATGCGATGGCTTCGCTGCCACCGCGCGAGCAGCTGCTCGGCTTCGCAGCGCAGCGGTTCGGACCCCTCGAGGGCAGCGGGCGGCACCACCGCCGCCTCGATGCCGGCGCGACCCGCGCGACGCACCATGTAGCGAAGATCGGGGGTGCTCTCCCACACACGGCGCCAGTCGCGGGCGTCCCACGAGGGCTGCAGGCCGATCTGAACCCAGTCGAACCCGTCTTTCGGCAGAACCTCGAGAAAGCGGTCGCTGACGCCGAAGAACACCGCCTCCTCACCGTGCCGCCGCGCGTCCTCGGAGAACGCCCGGGCCATCGCGGCCAGCGCTTCCCGCGCACAGATGGGAGACCCCACGGCCACGCGCCAGCCAGCAGAACGGGCAAAGGCGACTACGCCCGCGTCATCCGGAGCGAACCAGTGCTCGAGCCCTGGCTCGAGCGCATCGAACCCGTGCACGTTGCGTCCCCAGCGCCGGAGCATCGAGAGAACACGGGCCGACGTGCCACAGGCGGGAAGCATCCGCGACATGAAGATGGTCGCCTGCGGATTGTCGTTGTAGCGAGCGCGCCGGACGTAGCCCCGCTGGGTGTAGAACCGGATGGCGGCGTGCAGATCGTCCTTGGTGTCGAGGAAGACCTCGGTGTACCCGCGCTCCGCGGCGAAGGCCTCGAGAGCGTCGAGCAGGCGGTGGGCCAGGCCGTGTCCCCGCAGCGAGGGCCGCACGTACAGGCGCTTCACCTCACAGGCATGAGGACCGAGAGCGGGCAGCGGCCGCAGCGCGATGCACCCCACGGCCTCGCCGGCGGCCACATCTTCGGCGTGTGTCGCCTCGATCGCGTCGTCGGCGACGGCGATCCAGAACCCGGAGCGAGGGCCGAAGTATTCGCGAAAGCTCTCCAGGCTGTCACGCACCACCACATCGACGGCATCGAGGTACTCGACGTTGATGGCGTAGGCTCGTTCGAGGTCGGCCGGCGCCCGCGCCTTCCGCACGTGAAGCCAGCTCATGGGGATTTGTTGACATAACTGCGCATGGTTGTTCACGCAATAGTAACATCGGCAACAAGATGTTTACAATGCCTTCTTTACGGGAGCAGACGGGAACGGGATGATGAGCGTGAGGTGGAGGAAGTCTCCGCCGCAGGGATGAGAAAGGTGTCCTCGCAGGCGCGAGAGACACTGAAGCGGTCGGTCGATCGTGACGCACGACGTGGCTGTGCGTCCGCCAGTTCTGAGTGGATGGAGCTCTACGACCCGTGGGAATGTCCATCGGCGCACAAGACATGAACAATATGATCGCCAAGTCGCAGATGGTGGGCCAGGCCCAGCAGCTGCGTGTCGATCAGACGATCAAGGAAACCGACAAGACAAGCGAGACCGAAAAGGCTCGCACCGCCGCCACTGAGTCTTCCGAATCGTCTGGCTCGAAGAGCGTCAATTCGAACAGCGGCACGGCCCGCACCGCGCCCCGCCGCCGCCTCGGTCAAGACCAGTCGCTGCAGCGCCTCGGGCGCGGTCAGGTCGAGTGGTCTGAGCGCGAGGAAGAGGGCCAGAGCTGGCTCCCCCCGAGCCTGCAGCCCCACTCGAAGGGCGCGGGCACCGCCAACGACTGGAACATCCCGTACTGGCTCATGGCGCGGGAGCAGCCCCAGAACGACTCGGCCATGTCGCAGCACAAGCGCCTGCTCAACGGCCTGCGCACGATGGTGAAGACCGAGATCGACCAGTACACCAAGCAGAACGAGCCGCTCTACGCGAAGAAGACGCTGCGCGAGATCTACTCGGTGCTCAAGGACGACGGGGGCAGCCTCTCGGCTCCTCCTCCGCAGAACGCGTTCACGATGGCGAACGAGCCGGCGGGGTTCACCCAGGCCAACATCCGCCGCGCCCGCAACACGTTCGACATGCTCGAGAACCCGCGTCCCGCTCCGGGCGAGGCCTTCGAGATGGTGGCCTG
The genomic region above belongs to Pseudomonadota bacterium and contains:
- a CDS encoding TetR/AcrR family transcriptional regulator: MIICTLPNTMTRASVLLCGVGLGAAAGAPDDALEGAAEGAVAGAAEGPAEGAPEGAALGAV
- a CDS encoding DUF4340 domain-containing protein → MSIRSTLVMVVLVALLGSLYWFRDKVRAPEDDKERPALTSTLKGADVSSVDLVVGGKSLSFEKKDGVWLVKAPYKGLAATKTVQNFVNALADMHADRIVTDDTSGKALEQYGLDKPQMKATLHGPDAKTLNVAVGLRSPTETGWYMRVDDAGPVLLGGNAIAADILRQADTWREGAPLPVDAARIDRISASGDGKDVELSKAKDKAEWSMTKPVASRAEGASITAFLNKFQTVAVKKYFDDVPPDDKRLKALYTLKIWNEGDRDPAELVVGEKTEGGWYAARTVAGQRDVFLLPDNQLATLELDATEIADKHLYAGLEVDKAAHVKIVDAVAGEASADKSGGLWSFAKPAAAKDEMGKVTALLYTMKDLKYEHRVSDAGALAAAKASLEKPGDRFEITDDKGTVLATLTVGGETPTHRHYVKTTGDNVYTADTSFVNDWKTNIEAIRKGAVASPSATGGSPSATGGSPSATGGSPSVAPSAAPAR
- a CDS encoding cardiolipin synthase: MPKSLSPTRHLIVEPEDGVEPVTGAVARAEHSLLVKQFALTETSIVRAIVDAHRRGVDVKVMLNPQRSTGTRANDDTFKLLEAAGVPVRWTNPHFLVSHEKSIVVDDRRAFVCTFNLSEKYFTETRDYAVATTDPAQIAEIRDCFEADWERRPFKPNASTGLLWSPDNARERYAAFIDEARSSLLVEHPKFVDVSILDRLTAAASRGVNVKVLCGGLHGVSDTDVLETTASARIMSRLGIKMHAIKHPKIHCKMLISDRKRVLIGSMNIDRHAFELRRELGIVCHDEAIVERALDIFDADWEASKKYEAQDPLEAIRALAPRSAEAELAHDAID
- a CDS encoding chromate transporter — protein: MPTAGVATEPESPSVSAEETFPPSRRQLLTGFGKLSVVSVGGGTAAWARELFVVRDRWMTDDAFLEARALSQILPGPNMINFSIYVGSHYHGAPGAALAFVGLTAIPIVFVMTLGLLYMHSGVVPSAAAVLSGLAAAAVGSSFGTAFASGRKHFREPVFTALVAGVFICVGVLRWSMLKVTLAVAAISLFVYRPSAGHAHPAHAAREPHTPSAPEAP
- a CDS encoding chromate transporter, which encodes MHIAFVILGTFSLLSVMALGGGTAVLPALHRDVIANGWLTDQQFVDLYAISSIAPGPTMLFVCIIGYEAGLKAGPAAAWIGMLAATVGMFGPSSLLTYYVRNVWDRFAQSPWHRAVEKALAPLGVGLLLSGALVLARTACRSPLTIAIAVVTTVLVTYTRVNLLWIMAVAGALGYGFGG
- a CDS encoding glycosyltransferase family 1 protein; this translates as MEGRPGAAAHQIARRRGSPGRRTRARALDGGHGRRAGPRFRSAVPRSCDPARRWSCGPGHVAAPGEPLRALFQRMSARRWRTAHVTTIDMTAWCFLRSWFGVLKAAGHEVTLHTAVGPFTPRLEACGATVSDVRIPRRIEPVSDARALWSLYCAFRRTRPDIVHTHTSKAGFIGRLAAWLARVPVIVHTMHEPPHNAAGGRFTRALYIWLERLAAHLATHVITVSYANEREIMRQRLVSRAKLSVVREGLDLRGYPRAADPRAAVRALGIDDGAPVVGAVGRLEEAKGHTWLIQAARRVLAEIPQARFVIVGGGHLRDRLQSEIDALGLHDRVLLTGYREDMLALMQGFDVFALPSLWEGLGIVLLEAMAYARPVVASGVGGVNDVVIDGETGLLVPPRAVDAMADALLTLIRDGDLRQRLGEAGASRLAAEFRDEACNAGLMSIYQRLLEG
- a CDS encoding GAF domain-containing protein translates to MNITIDGTETLRPSRRGGRHRGRDRLAEMAMAAMRARDVDALAEACLDILISGGDIDAATLLLVEPHTMRVLPVPFRGARTADFSLDDVDVMALCARAVEGASPVLEESAPDGRTGARRLHISSPLRGRRPEDRADDVLAVLHVVSRPSARIERAELAAVCEMLGVALQNVMRLAYAEQQGRILGGLCEISDRMSESVRLHDALGRALSRVLELVRGESGCIYVRHPGAEAFVLSARQSPPGLLVSEERAIAEGVGELGEVARSRRQCAWRSGEGSEERCHVGVPLQSKAELFGILKVTSLPRESFSSEEMLLLGRLGRQMGVAIESGLQFETISDQATRLSRRTGHLAALLETSERMSRSVEIEGDVDACVQRLSEMMTIPLVLVLVDEGDGMARIVSRFVDRRLGRRARRSAREMRISWRALPVAARSLKSGRMVVVMEGQSDLGAGERRWMRSNDVRSALVVPLVIDGQPHGTLVLASISEPRVFHPSELDFSRTVANQLAIAMERARLFREVRDSARLLENRVSERTQALREANLRLQEVTRQRSDFLKVMSHELRTPLNAVLGFSEIMADPASTLAPDEVREYAGAILQSGTSLLSLINDILDLANRQAATESLHRSAVDVGVVVAGVVEVLRPQALSRTIDLAVEVASDVPVLLTDRPRVKQILYNLISNAIKFSPDGGRVTVSAEMSQGRVCVHIADEGPGIEPALRERVFEPFFQVDAGLGRAHEGAGLGLSLARRDARLLGGDVHLDGAQGGGCIASISLPR
- a CDS encoding GNAT family N-acetyltransferase, whose amino-acid sequence is MSWLHVRKARAPADLERAYAINVEYLDAVDVVVRDSLESFREYFGPRSGFWIAVADDAIEATHAEDVAAGEAVGCIALRPLPALGPHACEVKRLYVRPSLRGHGLAHRLLDALEAFAAERGYTEVFLDTKDDLHAAIRFYTQRGYVRRARYNDNPQATIFMSRMLPACGTSARVLSMLRRWGRNVHGFDALEPGLEHWFAPDDAGVVAFARSAGWRVAVGSPICAREALAAMARAFSEDARRHGEEAVFFGVSDRFLEVLPKDGFDWVQIGLQPSWDARDWRRVWESTPDLRYMVRRAGRAGIEAAVVPPAALEGSEPLRCEAEQLLARWQRSHRMPAMRFMVTVDLFTALHERRYFAARRGGRLVGLLSAVPIYGRGGWLLDDLLIERGVAPGVAESLIDLAMRELGADGVAYVSLGLVALAGLGEGRASPRAHPILGAAFNASVRWLNGLYSFHGIYSFRDKLQPSAWEPVYMAASPRVSVRTLLAVLSAFSGGSLLRFALRLARHLLARGGSEIFHRVTGRRFASV